The following are from one region of the Marinomonas sp. CT5 genome:
- the purF gene encoding amidophosphoribosyltransferase translates to MCGIVGVVGTSVVNQAIFDALTLLQHRGQDAAGMVTSHNGRLCLRKDNGPVSEVFRTRHMKKLHGNIGIGHVRYPTAGTSSSAEAQPFYVNSPYGISLAHNGNLTNTGKLKQEVFESDLRHINTTSDSEVLVNVLAHELHEEGKLIPTPEDIFNALERVYKRIEGGYAVVALITGYGILAFRDPDGIRPLIYGSRQTDSGTEYMVASESVALDAAGFKIERDIQPGEAIFFDLNHKVHVRQCTPKKAARPCLFEYVYFARPDTVIDSISVYKARINMGDRLAEKIQREWKDHDIDVVIPIPDTSRTAALQIAQALNIPFREGLVKNRYIGRTFIMPGQAVRKKSVRQKLNPVPFEFKDKTVLLVDDSIVRGTTSKEIIEMAREAGAKKVYIASAAPEVRYPNVYGIDMPAAKELIAHDRNVDEICELIGADKLIFQDLQDLIDACIDEKHSDVREFDTSVFDAKYITGNIDAAYLAGIEGARNDSNKAAVMEQASDMMHPM, encoded by the coding sequence ATGTGTGGTATCGTTGGTGTCGTAGGCACGTCTGTGGTTAACCAAGCTATCTTTGATGCGTTAACCCTTCTTCAGCATCGTGGGCAAGATGCTGCAGGCATGGTGACAAGCCATAATGGACGTTTATGCTTGCGTAAAGACAATGGTCCGGTGAGTGAAGTTTTTCGCACTCGTCATATGAAAAAACTACACGGCAATATTGGAATAGGGCATGTCCGTTATCCAACGGCAGGTACTTCCAGTTCAGCGGAAGCTCAGCCTTTCTATGTTAACTCTCCGTATGGCATCTCCTTAGCTCATAATGGAAATTTAACGAATACTGGTAAGTTAAAACAAGAAGTTTTTGAGTCTGACTTGCGTCATATTAATACGACGTCTGATTCCGAAGTGTTGGTTAATGTATTGGCTCATGAGCTTCATGAAGAAGGCAAATTGATACCAACACCTGAAGATATTTTTAATGCACTTGAACGTGTTTATAAACGTATCGAAGGTGGTTATGCCGTTGTAGCTCTGATTACTGGTTACGGAATTTTGGCTTTTCGCGATCCAGATGGTATTCGTCCATTGATTTATGGTTCTCGCCAAACGGATTCTGGCACGGAATATATGGTGGCCTCCGAAAGTGTTGCACTTGATGCGGCAGGGTTCAAAATTGAGCGTGATATCCAGCCAGGTGAAGCAATCTTTTTTGATTTAAACCATAAGGTTCATGTGCGTCAGTGCACACCAAAGAAAGCAGCGCGTCCTTGTTTATTTGAATATGTATACTTTGCTCGTCCTGATACGGTTATTGATAGTATTTCAGTGTACAAAGCGCGTATTAATATGGGGGACCGTCTTGCTGAGAAAATTCAACGTGAATGGAAGGATCACGATATCGATGTTGTTATTCCTATTCCAGACACAAGCCGAACGGCGGCTCTGCAAATTGCGCAAGCGTTGAATATTCCGTTTCGTGAAGGTTTGGTGAAAAACCGTTATATCGGTCGTACATTTATTATGCCCGGTCAAGCCGTACGTAAAAAATCCGTTCGTCAAAAGCTGAACCCTGTTCCTTTTGAATTTAAAGACAAAACGGTTTTATTGGTTGATGACTCCATAGTACGTGGCACAACAAGTAAAGAAATTATTGAAATGGCAAGAGAGGCTGGCGCTAAGAAAGTGTACATCGCTTCGGCTGCGCCAGAAGTTCGATATCCTAACGTTTATGGTATCGATATGCCTGCCGCTAAAGAGCTCATTGCTCATGATCGTAATGTCGATGAAATTTGTGAATTAATTGGTGCAGATAAATTAATCTTCCAAGATTTACAAGATTTGATTGATGCTTGTATCGATGAAAAACATTCTGATGTTCGTGAATTCGATACGTCTGTATTTGATGCAAAATACATTACAGGGAACATCGATGCCGCTTATTTAGCTGGCATAGAGGGGGCGCGTAATGATTCGAATAAAGCCGCAGTAATGGAGCAGGCTAGTGATATGATGCATCCTATGTAG
- a CDS encoding CvpA family protein, whose amino-acid sequence MEQVNSMSTVDWLIVAVVVLSTLLSLKRGFVKEVLSLLTWVVAFVVAIKFSDQMQALLLDQVQNDQIRYIVSFVSLFIATLVVGALVSFLLGSLIQVTGLSSTDRVLGMLFGFARGSLIVVAFVSLLSLSPAIEKTEFWKTSQLIPQLGQLNDWTRDMLGKSSDLMDSTLIDRALGS is encoded by the coding sequence ATGGAGCAAGTAAATTCAATGTCAACAGTGGATTGGTTGATTGTTGCAGTCGTAGTGCTTTCTACTCTTTTGAGTTTGAAGAGAGGCTTTGTAAAAGAGGTTTTGTCTCTGCTTACTTGGGTTGTCGCCTTTGTGGTTGCCATTAAATTTTCTGATCAGATGCAAGCGCTTTTGCTTGATCAAGTTCAGAATGACCAGATTCGCTACATAGTTTCTTTTGTATCATTATTCATTGCCACTTTGGTTGTGGGGGCCCTCGTCAGCTTTTTGCTTGGCTCTTTAATACAGGTAACAGGCCTATCTAGCACCGATAGAGTACTTGGTATGCTATTCGGTTTTGCTAGAGGCAGCTTAATTGTTGTGGCTTTTGTATCTTTATTGAGCTTAAGCCCAGCGATAGAAAAAACAGAATTTTGGAAAACGTCTCAATTGATTCCTCAACTGGGTCAATTGAATGATTGGACACGTGATATGTTAGGCAAGAGTTCGGATCTGATGGATTCGACTCTCATTGATCGTGCTCTTGGTAGTTAA
- a CDS encoding DUF3237 family protein, with protein MKKFTGFLKLSATMLIAYSSINAMASEVVRPELGAWPPNVMTPTNKLVLEGIVDLDKHVEIGAANKGYRGIAPIIGGEFHGKDGFKATVRAGGADWQLERHDGVWELFALYSITTDDGTNIVIDNRGVALDPAGSGTPVEDWYIVTNPTFQAPIGKYDWLNKKQFVGTVDAAPDESYVVVRIYEVNTK; from the coding sequence ATGAAAAAATTCACCGGATTTCTAAAATTGTCCGCCACAATGTTAATTGCCTATTCATCCATTAACGCTATGGCATCAGAAGTCGTTAGGCCGGAGCTTGGAGCATGGCCGCCAAACGTCATGACTCCGACCAATAAATTGGTTTTGGAGGGCATTGTTGACTTAGATAAACATGTTGAAATAGGTGCAGCGAATAAAGGCTATAGAGGCATTGCCCCCATCATTGGTGGAGAGTTCCATGGTAAAGATGGATTCAAAGCAACCGTACGAGCAGGTGGGGCCGATTGGCAGCTCGAACGACATGACGGTGTATGGGAGTTGTTTGCTCTGTATTCTATTACGACAGACGATGGCACCAACATTGTTATTGATAATCGCGGTGTTGCTCTTGATCCAGCAGGGAGCGGAACACCGGTCGAAGATTGGTACATTGTCACAAACCCTACTTTCCAAGCACCTATAGGCAAATACGACTGGCTAAATAAAAAACAATTTGTTGGAACCGTTGATGCAGCACCCGATGAAAGTTACGTTGTGGTTCGTATCTATGAAGTGAACACTAAATAA
- a CDS encoding O-succinylhomoserine sulfhydrylase: protein MADYKDATNAIRAGIRQTQEQENSEAIFMTSSFAYGSAEEAAVKFSGDEDGNVYSRFTNPTVELFEKRLATLEKGEAAIATSSGMAALMTLAYSLLSAGDRVVCSRNIFGSTVKFFNAYTAKFGVEVLYVDATDYGAWAEAINENTRFCYFETPSNPLYEVVDVARVAALAHDKGALLCVDTVLATPALQNPLTQGADIVMQSATKFIDGQGRCLGGALIASQEIVNTFTAFMRSAGPCMSPFNAWVLLNGLETLSLRMTAHSANALKLAEFLEAHPKVLKVNYGGLPSHKYHELAKQQQKDFGGLLSFEVEGGRKAAWALINGTKLMSITGNLGDTKTLVTHPATTTHGRLTDEEKAKAGITEGLIRVSVGLEDITDIIADVDQALATL from the coding sequence ATGGCTGATTATAAAGACGCAACGAATGCGATTCGTGCGGGTATACGTCAAACACAAGAGCAAGAAAACAGTGAAGCCATTTTTATGACCTCTAGTTTTGCTTATGGCAGTGCGGAGGAGGCGGCGGTCAAGTTCTCTGGTGATGAGGATGGCAATGTCTATTCACGTTTTACTAATCCGACAGTAGAGCTTTTTGAGAAGCGTTTGGCGACCTTGGAAAAAGGTGAAGCCGCCATTGCGACAAGCTCTGGTATGGCGGCTCTGATGACTCTGGCTTACAGCTTGTTAAGTGCTGGTGATCGTGTTGTTTGTTCGCGTAATATCTTTGGTTCGACTGTCAAATTCTTTAATGCCTACACCGCCAAGTTTGGTGTAGAAGTGTTGTATGTCGATGCGACAGATTATGGTGCTTGGGCAGAAGCGATCAACGAGAACACTCGATTTTGTTATTTTGAAACACCGTCAAACCCTCTCTATGAAGTGGTTGACGTTGCGAGAGTTGCTGCTTTAGCTCATGACAAAGGTGCGTTGTTGTGTGTGGATACTGTTTTAGCAACACCAGCATTGCAGAACCCTTTGACGCAAGGGGCTGATATTGTCATGCAATCTGCGACCAAATTTATTGATGGTCAAGGACGTTGTTTAGGTGGTGCTTTGATTGCAAGCCAAGAGATAGTGAACACCTTTACCGCCTTTATGCGTAGTGCGGGGCCTTGTATGAGCCCGTTTAATGCATGGGTATTACTTAACGGTCTTGAGACTTTATCTTTGCGTATGACAGCCCATTCAGCGAATGCATTAAAACTGGCTGAATTTTTAGAAGCGCACCCGAAAGTCCTTAAAGTGAACTACGGTGGTTTGCCTAGTCACAAATACCATGAATTAGCGAAACAGCAACAAAAAGACTTTGGCGGTTTATTGTCATTCGAAGTGGAAGGCGGTCGTAAGGCGGCGTGGGCTTTGATTAATGGTACAAAGTTGATGTCAATTACTGGTAATTTGGGTGATACCAAAACCTTGGTTACGCATCCAGCTACGACAACTCATGGCCGTTTAACGGATGAAGAAAAGGCAAAAGCAGGTATAACTGAAGGGTTGATTCGTGTCTCTGTTGGTTTAGAAGACATTACAGATATTATTGCGGATGTAGATCAGGCTTTAGCGACGTTATAG